A genomic window from Montipora capricornis isolate CH-2021 chromosome 8, ASM3666992v2, whole genome shotgun sequence includes:
- the LOC138059416 gene encoding centromere protein X-like, protein MEMDDPAFRSETVNKLLHNFFGDKVKTKCSNDALKLMAELLKIFIAEGAARAAQQAKVESSPSVETEHLEKILPQLLLDF, encoded by the exons ATGGAAATGGATGACCCAGCGTTTAGATCA GAAACAGTGAATAAGCTACtacataatttttttggtgATAAAGTGAAGACGAAAT GCAGTAATGATGCATTGAAGTTGATGGCGGAGCTCTTGAAAATTTTTATAGCGG agGGTGCTGCAAGGGCAGCTCAGCAAGCCAAG GTTGAATCTTCACCATCTGTGGAAACAGAACATCTTGAAAAAATACTGCCACAGTTG CTTCTTGACTTTTAA